From Catenulispora sp. EB89, the proteins below share one genomic window:
- the fabG gene encoding 3-oxoacyl-[acyl-carrier-protein] reductase: protein MSRSVLVTGGNRGIGLAIAKAFAASGDKVAITYRSGEVPEGLFGVKCDVTSAEDVERAFGEVEAQQGPVEVLVANAGITRDTLLLRMSDEDFAAVLETNLVGSFRVAKRASKGMLRLKRGRIVLISSVVGLSGSAGQANYAASKAGLVGFARSVAREIGSRGITCNVVAPGFVETDMTAVLSDDRKKEILKQVPLNRYASVDEVAGVVRFLASEDAAYITGAVIPVDGGLGMGH, encoded by the coding sequence TTGAGCCGGTCCGTACTGGTCACGGGGGGAAACCGGGGAATTGGCCTGGCCATCGCGAAGGCCTTCGCGGCGAGCGGGGACAAGGTCGCGATCACCTACCGCTCGGGCGAGGTCCCCGAGGGGCTGTTCGGCGTGAAGTGCGACGTGACCTCGGCCGAGGACGTGGAGCGCGCGTTCGGCGAGGTCGAGGCCCAGCAGGGCCCGGTCGAGGTGCTGGTGGCCAACGCCGGCATCACCCGCGACACCCTGCTGCTCCGGATGAGCGACGAGGACTTCGCCGCGGTCCTGGAGACCAACCTGGTCGGCTCCTTCCGCGTCGCCAAGCGCGCCAGCAAGGGCATGCTGCGCCTCAAGCGCGGCCGCATCGTCCTGATCTCCTCGGTGGTCGGGCTGTCCGGCTCGGCCGGGCAGGCCAACTACGCGGCCAGCAAGGCCGGCCTGGTCGGCTTCGCGCGCTCGGTGGCCCGGGAGATCGGCTCGCGCGGCATCACCTGCAACGTGGTCGCGCCGGGCTTCGTCGAGACCGACATGACCGCGGTGCTCTCCGACGACCGCAAGAAAGAGATCCTCAAGCAGGTGCCGCTGAACCGGTACGCCTCCGTCGACGAGGTCGCCGGCGTCGTGCGGTTCCTGGCCTCCGAGGACGCCGCGTACATCACTGGAGCCGTCATCCCGGTTGACGGCGGACTGGGAATGGGGCACTGA
- a CDS encoding MFS transporter: MSEAVSGTQDVVVPAADAGPGDGPSVKEKDPGASALPKGAWAVMFTVLGASMMDLLDATVMNVAAPSIRNGLGASNTEYQWISTGYVLSFSVLLIAGGRLGDIAGRRRMFLIGLTGFTIMSAVCAVAQNPGELIAARLLQGSASAMMIPQGIGMIREKFGRENSQKAFAIFGPFMGLSAALGPVLGGALITYASWRWVFVINLPVGVIALYFAAKVLPKVHHSQGERPKLDYIGLVLCSIAVGLLVYPVIQGREHHWDAGIWLMLAGSAVVMVLFAVYARARHKRNLDPFLETSLFRKRAFTTGTMTIFLFFGACAAAFTVSPLLLQVSLGWSPLRAGLTGAWWSLGTIISMGAGQAFVKKTPRRVLHAGLLTLAVGMALSAFIIRHYAGTSFTLSAEHQPIWHSGVTSWNLAPALLVSGIGMGLVFAPFFGLVLAAVDDHELGSANGVISSFNQLGNAVAAALFSTLFFNRVESGGSPFPAAELVYWLAAGILVLTWLLAFTVPKTARSEDEIMV; the protein is encoded by the coding sequence ATGAGTGAGGCGGTGAGCGGTACCCAGGACGTGGTCGTCCCGGCTGCCGACGCGGGGCCCGGGGACGGGCCGTCCGTGAAGGAGAAGGACCCGGGCGCCTCGGCGCTCCCGAAGGGTGCCTGGGCGGTGATGTTCACCGTGCTCGGCGCCTCGATGATGGACCTGCTGGACGCCACGGTGATGAACGTCGCGGCGCCCTCGATCCGCAACGGGCTCGGCGCGTCGAACACCGAGTACCAGTGGATCAGCACCGGTTACGTGCTGTCCTTCTCGGTGCTGCTGATCGCCGGCGGACGCCTCGGCGACATCGCCGGCCGGCGCCGGATGTTCCTGATCGGCCTGACCGGCTTCACGATCATGTCCGCGGTCTGCGCCGTCGCGCAGAACCCGGGCGAGCTGATCGCGGCCCGGCTGCTGCAGGGCAGCGCCTCGGCGATGATGATCCCGCAGGGGATCGGCATGATCCGGGAGAAGTTCGGCCGGGAGAACAGCCAGAAGGCGTTCGCGATCTTCGGGCCCTTCATGGGCCTGTCCGCGGCCCTGGGCCCGGTGCTCGGCGGCGCGCTGATCACCTACGCGTCCTGGCGCTGGGTGTTCGTGATCAACCTGCCGGTCGGCGTGATCGCGCTCTACTTCGCCGCCAAGGTGCTGCCGAAGGTGCACCACAGCCAGGGGGAGCGGCCGAAGCTGGACTACATCGGCCTGGTGCTGTGCTCGATCGCGGTCGGCCTGCTGGTCTACCCGGTCATCCAGGGCCGCGAGCACCACTGGGACGCCGGGATCTGGCTGATGCTGGCCGGGTCGGCCGTGGTGATGGTGCTGTTCGCGGTCTACGCGCGGGCCCGGCACAAGAGGAACCTGGACCCGTTCCTGGAGACCAGCCTGTTCCGCAAGCGGGCCTTCACCACCGGGACCATGACCATCTTCCTGTTCTTCGGCGCGTGCGCGGCGGCGTTCACCGTCAGCCCGCTGCTGTTGCAGGTGTCCCTGGGCTGGTCGCCGCTGCGGGCCGGGCTCACCGGCGCGTGGTGGTCGCTGGGGACGATCATCTCGATGGGCGCCGGCCAGGCCTTCGTGAAGAAGACGCCGCGCCGGGTGCTGCACGCCGGGCTGCTGACGCTGGCCGTCGGCATGGCGCTGAGCGCGTTCATCATCAGGCACTACGCGGGCACGTCCTTCACGCTGAGCGCCGAGCACCAGCCGATCTGGCACAGCGGCGTGACCAGCTGGAACCTGGCGCCGGCGCTGCTGGTGTCGGGGATCGGCATGGGCCTGGTGTTCGCGCCGTTCTTCGGCCTGGTGCTGGCCGCGGTCGACGACCACGAGCTGGGCTCGGCGAACGGCGTGATCAGCTCGTTCAACCAGCTGGGGAACGCGGTCGCGGCGGCGCTGTTCAGCACACTGTTCTTCAACCGGGTCGAGAGCGGCGGCTCGCCGTTCCCGGCCGCCGAGCTGGTGTACTGGCTGGCCGCGGGGATCCTGGTGCTGACCTGGCTGTTGGCGTTCACGGTGCCGAAGACGGCGCGGAGCGAGGACGAGATCATGGTGTGA
- the fabI gene encoding enoyl-ACP reductase FabI, whose translation MGILEGKRIIVTGVLTDASIAFHAARIAQEEGAQVVLTAFPRPSLTQRIAKKLPNGDAPVIELDVTNEEQLASLADNVKQYMDGVDGIVHSIAFGPQDALGGNFLNTPWESVATAVHVSAYSLKSVAMALLPLFPETGGSIVGLDFDAQVAWPGYDWMGVAKAALESTSRYLARELGPRGIRSNLISAGPLKTMAAKSIPGFEKFDGVWDERAPIGWDLTDMDPAARGIVALLSDWFPRTTGEVIHVDGGVHAMGA comes from the coding sequence ATGGGAATCCTCGAAGGCAAGCGCATCATCGTCACCGGTGTGCTCACCGACGCCTCGATCGCCTTCCACGCCGCGCGCATCGCGCAGGAGGAGGGCGCGCAGGTGGTGCTCACCGCGTTCCCGCGGCCCTCGCTGACCCAGCGGATCGCCAAGAAGCTGCCCAACGGCGACGCGCCGGTGATCGAGCTGGACGTGACCAACGAGGAGCAGCTCGCCTCGCTGGCCGACAACGTGAAGCAGTACATGGACGGCGTCGACGGGATCGTGCACAGCATCGCGTTCGGCCCGCAGGACGCCCTCGGCGGCAACTTCCTCAACACGCCGTGGGAGTCGGTGGCGACCGCGGTACACGTCTCGGCCTACTCGCTGAAGTCGGTCGCGATGGCGCTGCTGCCGCTGTTCCCGGAGACCGGCGGCTCGATCGTCGGGCTCGACTTCGACGCGCAGGTGGCCTGGCCCGGGTACGACTGGATGGGCGTGGCGAAGGCCGCGCTGGAGTCCACCTCCCGCTACCTGGCCCGCGAGCTCGGGCCGCGCGGCATCCGCAGCAACCTGATCTCGGCCGGCCCGCTGAAGACCATGGCCGCCAAGTCGATCCCGGGCTTCGAGAAGTTCGACGGCGTCTGGGACGAGCGCGCGCCGATCGGCTGGGACCTGACCGACATGGACCCGGCGGCGCGCGGCATCGTCGCGCTGCTGTCGGACTGGTTCCCGCGGACGACCGGCGAGGTCATCCACGTGGACGGCGGCGTGCACGCGATGGGTGCGTGA